CCTGCTCGGCACGCTCTCCGCAGGTCCGGCGCACGCCGATGAGCTGCCGGCCGGCGATCAGGGCCTGCTGCTGACGGTGTCCGGGGCCGGCAACACCTGGAGCCGGGGGGTACGGCTCAACTGCCCGGACGTCCACGGCAGACATCCGCACGCGGCCGCCGCCTGCGACGCGCTGACCTGGGCGCGCGGGAACCTGGACGCACTGCCCGGCCACCCGCAGGCCT
This portion of the Streptomyces sp. 2114.4 genome encodes:
- a CDS encoding SSI family serine proteinase inhibitor, giving the protein MPVSPRRRSLRTTLTVGVSALAALSSALLGTLSAGPAHADELPAGDQGLLLTVSGAGNTWSRGVRLNCPDVHGRHPHAAAACDALTWARGNLDALPGHPQACTREYDPMTATAIGTWRGVPVNWHKDFPNACTMDAATGPLFRF